From a single Hymenobacter sp. YIM 151500-1 genomic region:
- a CDS encoding exo-beta-N-acetylmuramidase NamZ family protein — translation MPFPASLGLFGLALLFADCQRPAQSSGPAAATVQPQTVTSPPQVVLPAPAALRVGAEQFGAYLPLLKGKRVGVVVNQTARVGRAFLVDTLLAQGVGVKVIFGPEHGFRGEAADGATIKDGRDARSGLPALSLYGATKKPTPEMIKDVDVLVFDIQDVGTRFYTFISTMHYVMEAAAENNKEVIILDRPNPNGWYVDGPVLEPQHKSFVGMHPIPVVHGLTVGELAKMINGEKWLAGGRQCRLTVIPVQGYTHATRYELPVRPSPNLPNAHSVALYPSVCLFEGTDVSVGRGTDSPFEVIGAPTQPSTRPYSFTPRPNAGSPTPPQNGKLCYGLDLRGSGNEVGFTLKYLIDFYQQSTAKDKFFGKYFEQLTGTRSVREQVMAGKSEAEIRASWEPGLKAYKVLRKKYLLYPES, via the coding sequence ATGCCATTTCCTGCTTCCCTGGGCCTATTTGGCCTGGCTCTTTTATTTGCTGACTGCCAGCGCCCCGCCCAGTCGTCGGGCCCGGCGGCGGCCACTGTGCAGCCCCAAACCGTCACTTCGCCGCCCCAGGTGGTGCTGCCCGCCCCGGCCGCGCTGCGCGTGGGCGCCGAGCAGTTCGGCGCCTATCTGCCCTTGCTGAAAGGCAAGCGCGTGGGCGTGGTCGTCAACCAGACGGCGCGGGTGGGCCGGGCCTTCCTGGTGGACACGCTGCTGGCTCAGGGCGTGGGCGTGAAGGTGATTTTCGGGCCGGAGCACGGCTTCCGGGGCGAAGCCGCCGACGGCGCCACCATCAAAGACGGCCGCGACGCCCGCAGCGGCCTGCCGGCCCTGAGCCTGTACGGCGCCACCAAAAAGCCTACCCCGGAAATGATAAAGGACGTGGACGTGCTGGTGTTCGACATTCAGGACGTGGGCACGCGCTTCTACACCTTCATTAGCACCATGCACTACGTGATGGAGGCGGCAGCTGAGAATAACAAAGAAGTCATCATCCTGGACCGGCCCAACCCCAACGGCTGGTACGTGGATGGACCCGTGCTGGAGCCGCAACACAAGTCGTTCGTGGGCATGCACCCCATTCCGGTGGTGCACGGCCTGACGGTGGGCGAGCTGGCCAAGATGATTAACGGCGAGAAGTGGCTGGCCGGAGGCCGGCAGTGCCGCCTCACGGTGATACCCGTGCAGGGCTACACCCACGCCACCCGTTACGAGCTGCCCGTGCGCCCGTCGCCCAACCTGCCCAACGCTCATTCGGTGGCCCTGTACCCCAGCGTCTGCCTGTTTGAGGGCACCGACGTGAGCGTCGGCCGCGGCACCGACTCGCCCTTCGAGGTGATTGGGGCGCCCACCCAGCCCAGCACCCGGCCCTACTCGTTTACGCCCCGCCCCAACGCCGGCTCCCCCACTCCGCCCCAAAACGGCAAGCTTTGCTACGGGCTGGATTTGCGGGGTTCCGGCAATGAGGTAGGTTTCACGCTGAAGTATCTCATCGACTTCTACCAGCAAAGCACTGCTAAGGACAAGTTCTTCGGCAAGTACTTCGAGCAGCTCACCGGCACCCGCTCGGTGCGGGAGCAGGTCATGGCCGGGAAGTCGGAGGCCGAAATCCGGGCTTCGTGGGAGCCAGGACTAAAGGCATATAAAGTGCTGCGGAAGAAGTACCTGCTGTACCCAGAAAGTTAA
- a CDS encoding M3 family oligoendopeptidase, translating to MTHFPSAATAAVPAADLATDTQRPPRKYLPESFQVTDWASIEPYFVELRDRAIGSAAELERWLLDRSELEAVLSEDLAWRYIRMTCDTQSQERSEAFQYFVSEIEPNVAPYDHALNEKMMQSEFLPGLDPERYRVFIRSVRQALEIYRPENIPLKTEISTKQQQYAAIAGAMTVTLDGEELTLPRAADRLKSPDRAVREEAWRAIQARRMQDAQPLDKLFTELIDLRHQVALNADFANFRDYMFAALGRFDYTPQDCFAFHRAIRETVVPLIDDLDLERRQDLSLPELRPWDLDVDVSGKAPLRPFETGEELLEKTVTVFERLDPFLGQCLRTMRQMGHLDLESRKGKAPGGYNYPLDETGVPFIFMNATSSLRDVVTMLHEGGHAVHSFLTRRLPLSADKHPPSEVAELASMSMELMSMDHWDVFFEDEDELRRAKKTHLESVLETFPWVATIDKFQHWVYEHPRHTEAERHQRWTEVFDEFNQRTVSWKGLEHVKPYLWQKQLHLYEVPFYYIEYAMAQLGAIAVWRNFRQNPQEGLAAYQRALALGYTAPIGDIYEAAGIRFDFSTEYLRSLADFVRDEMARL from the coding sequence ATGACACATTTCCCTTCTGCTGCCACTGCTGCTGTTCCGGCCGCCGACCTGGCCACCGACACCCAGCGTCCGCCCCGGAAGTACCTGCCCGAGTCGTTCCAGGTAACCGATTGGGCCAGCATTGAGCCGTATTTCGTTGAGCTGCGCGACCGGGCCATTGGTTCGGCAGCCGAGCTGGAACGCTGGCTGCTGGACCGCTCGGAGCTGGAGGCCGTGCTGAGCGAGGACCTGGCCTGGCGCTACATCCGCATGACCTGCGACACGCAAAGCCAGGAGCGGTCCGAGGCGTTTCAGTATTTCGTGAGCGAGATTGAGCCCAACGTGGCGCCCTACGACCACGCCCTCAACGAGAAGATGATGCAGTCGGAGTTCTTGCCCGGCCTCGACCCCGAGCGGTACCGCGTCTTCATTCGCTCGGTGCGGCAGGCCCTGGAAATCTACCGGCCCGAGAACATTCCGCTCAAAACCGAAATCAGCACCAAGCAGCAGCAGTACGCCGCCATTGCCGGGGCCATGACCGTGACCCTGGACGGTGAGGAGCTGACCTTGCCCCGCGCCGCCGACCGCCTCAAAAGCCCCGACCGGGCCGTGCGCGAAGAAGCCTGGCGGGCCATTCAGGCCCGGCGGATGCAGGATGCCCAACCCCTCGATAAGCTGTTCACCGAGCTGATTGACCTGCGCCACCAAGTGGCGCTGAACGCCGACTTCGCCAACTTCCGCGACTATATGTTTGCCGCCCTGGGCCGGTTCGACTACACGCCCCAGGACTGCTTTGCCTTCCACCGGGCCATCCGCGAAACCGTGGTGCCGCTCATCGACGACCTCGACCTGGAGCGCCGCCAGGACCTGAGCCTGCCCGAGCTGCGGCCCTGGGACCTGGATGTAGACGTGAGCGGCAAAGCGCCGCTGCGGCCGTTTGAGACGGGGGAGGAGCTGCTGGAAAAAACCGTGACTGTGTTTGAGCGCCTCGACCCCTTCCTGGGTCAGTGCCTGCGCACCATGCGCCAGATGGGCCACCTCGACCTGGAAAGCCGCAAGGGCAAGGCCCCCGGCGGCTACAACTACCCGCTGGACGAAACCGGGGTGCCCTTCATCTTTATGAATGCTACGTCGTCATTGCGCGACGTGGTGACCATGCTGCACGAGGGCGGGCACGCCGTGCATTCCTTCCTCACCCGCCGCCTCCCGCTGTCGGCCGACAAGCACCCGCCATCCGAGGTGGCTGAGCTGGCGTCGATGAGCATGGAGCTGATGAGCATGGACCACTGGGACGTGTTTTTCGAGGACGAAGATGAACTGCGCCGTGCCAAGAAGACCCACCTCGAAAGCGTGCTCGAAACCTTCCCTTGGGTGGCCACCATTGATAAGTTTCAGCACTGGGTGTACGAGCACCCCCGGCACACGGAGGCGGAGCGCCACCAGCGCTGGACGGAGGTTTTCGACGAGTTCAACCAGCGCACGGTGAGCTGGAAGGGCCTCGAACACGTGAAGCCTTACCTGTGGCAGAAGCAGCTGCACCTCTACGAAGTGCCGTTCTACTACATCGAGTACGCTATGGCTCAGCTCGGGGCCATTGCCGTGTGGCGCAACTTCCGCCAGAACCCGCAGGAGGGCCTGGCTGCCTATCAGCGGGCCTTGGCCTTGGGCTACACCGCTCCCATCGGCGACATCTACGAGGCCGCCGGCATCCGCTTCGACTTCAGCACCGAGTACCTGCGCAGCCTCGCCGATTTCGTGCGCGACGAAATGGCGCGGCTGTAA
- a CDS encoding NAD-dependent epimerase/dehydratase family protein, with protein MPSSAPVLVTGSSGRLGREIVVLLRARGYACRGADLVPAPTTDCLLDIRDADAVLLATAGAQAIIHTAALHGRQYELGVPRLDFVRTNIEGTLHLLNACVRHGIRKFLYTSTTSIYGQAMVAPDRAVWVDEELVPQPRDIYDITKQAAENLCRDFFEKDNVQTAALRVARFLPEPPNLTANHRLYRGLDERDGAVGHLLALEHDFAGFEVFNISAGSPFQREDVELLKQNPAAVLAQRLPDALPVYERLSWQLPHSIDRVYSIGKAQRVLGYRPQYTAAHLLRKAWQSTLLSDEK; from the coding sequence ATGCCGTCTTCTGCGCCCGTGTTGGTTACGGGCTCCTCTGGCCGGCTGGGCCGCGAAATCGTGGTGCTGCTGCGCGCCCGTGGCTACGCTTGCCGCGGCGCAGACCTGGTGCCGGCTCCTACGACGGACTGCCTACTCGACATCCGGGATGCTGACGCCGTTTTGCTGGCGACAGCCGGCGCGCAGGCCATTATCCATACGGCCGCGCTGCACGGCCGGCAGTACGAGCTGGGCGTACCGCGCCTCGATTTCGTCCGCACCAACATCGAAGGCACGCTGCACCTGCTCAACGCCTGTGTGCGGCACGGCATCAGGAAGTTTCTTTACACCAGCACCACTTCTATCTACGGGCAGGCCATGGTGGCCCCCGACCGCGCCGTGTGGGTGGATGAGGAGCTGGTGCCCCAGCCCCGCGACATTTACGACATCACCAAGCAGGCTGCCGAGAATCTGTGCCGGGACTTTTTCGAGAAAGATAACGTGCAGACAGCGGCGCTGCGGGTGGCGCGCTTTCTGCCCGAACCGCCCAACCTGACTGCCAACCACCGCCTGTACCGCGGCCTGGATGAGCGCGACGGAGCAGTGGGCCACCTGCTGGCCCTGGAGCACGACTTTGCCGGGTTCGAGGTATTCAATATCTCAGCGGGCAGCCCGTTTCAGCGTGAAGATGTGGAGCTGCTGAAGCAAAATCCGGCCGCTGTTCTTGCCCAGCGGCTGCCCGACGCCCTACCGGTGTATGAGCGGCTCAGCTGGCAGCTTCCCCATTCCATCGACCGGGTGTACAGCATCGGGAAGGCGCAGCGGGTGCTGGGGTACCGGCCGCAGTACACGGCCGCGCACCTGCTTCGGAAGGCTTGGCAGAGCACCTTACTCTCGGACGAGAAATAG
- a CDS encoding peptidoglycan DD-metalloendopeptidase family protein — translation MLERHQHEFGPVLPVDLSAPDVARLDFTANNSLLQDADLRDTAAFEALVARLLAAQQAHIGVGGYLENRVIYRRSPGLFGPDPGAPARSLHLGVDVWLRAGTPVLAPLDAVVHSVQDNSSFGDYGPTVILEHQLEDTPFYTLYGHLSRRETLLLRPGMRIEKGDTFTEVGPAPENGDWPPHLHFQVIADMLGLTGDFPGVALPEERDKWAALCPDPNLILQSRWL, via the coding sequence TTGCTTGAACGCCACCAGCACGAGTTTGGCCCCGTGCTGCCCGTGGACCTGAGCGCGCCCGACGTGGCCCGCCTGGACTTCACCGCTAACAATTCCCTGCTTCAGGATGCCGACCTGCGCGACACGGCCGCCTTCGAGGCGCTGGTGGCCCGGCTGCTGGCCGCTCAGCAAGCCCATATCGGCGTGGGCGGCTACCTCGAAAACCGCGTCATCTACCGTCGCAGCCCCGGCCTGTTCGGCCCCGACCCCGGCGCGCCCGCCCGCTCCCTGCACCTGGGCGTAGACGTGTGGCTGCGCGCCGGCACGCCCGTGCTGGCCCCACTCGACGCCGTGGTGCACAGCGTGCAGGACAACTCCTCTTTTGGTGACTACGGCCCCACGGTCATTCTGGAACATCAGCTCGAAGACACCCCCTTTTACACCCTCTACGGCCACCTGAGCCGCCGCGAAACTCTGCTGCTGCGCCCCGGCATGCGCATCGAAAAAGGTGACACGTTCACGGAAGTCGGCCCCGCTCCCGAAAACGGCGACTGGCCGCCCCATCTTCACTTCCAGGTCATTGCCGACATGCTGGGCCTGACCGGCGACTTTCCCGGCGTGGCCCTGCCCGAGGAGCGCGACAAATGGGCCGCCCTCTGCCCCGACCCCAACCTCATCTTGCAAAGCCGCTGGCTGTGA
- a CDS encoding T9SS-dependent choice-of-anchor J family protein: MKNSTRLWPTLPALLAALGLSTGAAAQATLQNSPYVETFDAIGTALPTGFTVRTGASATALGTEATLTATATPWSNTAGRFSNYASADGLTDAADATAQAASTDRALGVRQTGSFGDPGAAFVFQAANTTGKTDFKLEFKLQSLDKASVRTTTWQVDYATGAAPTAFQIIGSGTTLGGSTFANNPITVDFGSRLNNSTDPVWIRIVALTASSGSGSRPTTAIDDFSLSWQTPAPAAPALTVPSAALAFNGQAINTTSAAQSYQLSAVNLTADVTVTAPASFTVSKDNTTFSQTITFTPAELASAKTVYVRFAPTAVGPASGNITHATTGATTQNVAVSGSGFDPANRLFDFDNCTTGLPDGWTQFSVQGAQVWGCTPFGRDAADASGKTNKPNGLQMNGFVSGTGNLANEDWLISPAFNTAAFTIPLLSYYSRTAFNGAQLQLKVSTNYSGTGSPTAAGVTWTDVYGAFPAQGSDTWTLTDNVNLSAFKGTTMYVAFVYSSSATESARWTLDDIRLRDASAAPAPTVAAAPGLVIFGYQAENTSGTRIINASLRNLTGDVTISTNGGAFQVSKDGTTFSNSITYTPAEANNSAKPVTVRFRPTIANSTFAGVLTVATAGATSATVNLSGNSYNASATLEVVNWNIEWFGGTGTNQGPNDEDKQQANVKSVLAALNADVFALSEVVDTVRLGRVVRELGGYRYSVSTAASGGASNFGTAQKLAFVYRPSVVRNPTFSVLLECPGQATTCDAYEAWASGRFPYAMEADVTLNGNTSRVAFVLIHGKANTAPLLESYDRRKKGAELLKAKLDADYGNKNVIILGDFNDDLDQTITAGIASRESTYKNFVDDAANYRALTLPLSQSGQRSTASFGDMIDHVVVSNELAPSYIPNSAEVLTAVAATVADYANTTSDHYPIQTRFTPGTVTGTSKAGRLAQRLVVQPNPVHGALRLELPTQAGELTLHVTATDGRVVFVGQGRAEQVNQQLNQRLGSFGAGLYLVRATSATSTYTGRFVKD, encoded by the coding sequence ATGAAAAACTCTACCCGTTTGTGGCCTACGCTGCCGGCTCTGCTGGCGGCGCTGGGCCTGAGCACCGGAGCTGCCGCGCAGGCCACCCTGCAAAACAGCCCGTACGTCGAAACCTTTGACGCCATTGGGACGGCCCTGCCCACGGGCTTCACGGTGCGCACCGGCGCCTCGGCCACAGCCCTGGGCACGGAAGCTACACTAACCGCAACGGCTACGCCGTGGAGCAATACTGCGGGCCGCTTCAGCAACTATGCTTCGGCCGATGGCCTGACCGATGCTGCCGACGCCACGGCCCAGGCGGCCTCCACCGACCGGGCCTTAGGCGTGCGCCAAACGGGGTCCTTCGGCGACCCCGGCGCTGCTTTCGTGTTCCAGGCAGCCAACACCACCGGCAAAACAGACTTTAAGCTGGAGTTTAAGCTACAGTCCCTGGACAAGGCTTCGGTTCGCACGACGACTTGGCAGGTAGATTACGCCACCGGCGCTGCGCCCACGGCTTTCCAAATCATCGGAAGTGGTACAACCCTGGGTGGTAGCACGTTTGCTAACAATCCCATCACCGTTGACTTCGGCAGCCGCCTGAACAACAGCACGGACCCAGTGTGGATTCGCATCGTGGCCCTGACGGCTTCGTCGGGCTCTGGCAGCCGCCCCACCACGGCCATCGACGATTTCTCGCTGAGTTGGCAGACGCCTGCTCCGGCCGCTCCGGCCCTCACGGTGCCTTCGGCGGCGCTGGCCTTCAACGGCCAGGCCATCAACACTACATCGGCCGCGCAAAGCTACCAACTGAGTGCCGTCAACCTTACGGCCGACGTAACGGTAACGGCGCCGGCCAGCTTCACGGTGTCGAAAGACAATACCACGTTCAGCCAGACTATCACCTTCACGCCGGCTGAGCTGGCTTCGGCCAAAACGGTGTACGTGCGGTTTGCGCCCACCGCGGTAGGGCCGGCCTCCGGCAATATCACGCATGCTACTACCGGGGCTACCACTCAGAACGTGGCCGTATCAGGCTCCGGCTTCGACCCGGCTAACCGCCTGTTCGACTTCGATAACTGCACCACCGGCCTGCCCGATGGCTGGACCCAGTTCAGCGTGCAGGGGGCCCAGGTATGGGGCTGCACGCCGTTTGGGCGCGACGCGGCCGACGCCTCTGGCAAGACCAATAAGCCCAACGGCTTGCAGATGAATGGCTTTGTGAGCGGCACCGGCAACCTTGCCAACGAAGACTGGCTGATTTCGCCGGCTTTCAACACCGCCGCCTTCACCATTCCGCTGCTGTCGTACTACAGCCGCACGGCCTTCAACGGGGCCCAGCTGCAACTGAAAGTATCGACCAACTACTCCGGCACGGGTAGCCCCACGGCCGCCGGTGTTACCTGGACCGACGTGTACGGCGCCTTCCCGGCCCAAGGCAGCGACACCTGGACGCTGACCGACAACGTGAACCTGTCGGCCTTCAAAGGCACGACCATGTACGTGGCCTTCGTGTACTCGTCGTCGGCGACGGAAAGTGCCCGCTGGACCCTGGACGACATCCGCCTGCGCGACGCCAGCGCAGCCCCGGCCCCGACGGTGGCCGCCGCGCCCGGCCTGGTTATTTTCGGCTACCAGGCCGAAAACACCAGCGGCACCCGCATCATCAACGCCTCGCTGCGCAACCTGACCGGCGACGTTACCATTTCAACCAACGGCGGCGCCTTCCAGGTGTCGAAGGACGGTACCACGTTCAGCAACAGCATCACCTACACCCCGGCCGAAGCCAACAACTCGGCTAAGCCCGTGACGGTGCGCTTCCGCCCCACAATTGCAAATTCCACTTTCGCCGGCGTGCTTACCGTAGCCACGGCCGGCGCTACCAGCGCCACGGTAAACCTGAGCGGCAACTCCTACAACGCCTCGGCCACGCTGGAAGTGGTGAACTGGAACATCGAGTGGTTTGGCGGCACGGGCACTAACCAGGGCCCCAACGACGAAGACAAGCAGCAGGCCAACGTAAAAAGCGTGTTGGCAGCGTTGAATGCCGACGTGTTTGCCTTGTCGGAAGTAGTGGACACCGTGCGCCTGGGCCGCGTGGTGCGCGAGCTGGGCGGCTACCGCTACAGCGTGTCGACGGCGGCCTCGGGTGGGGCCAGCAACTTTGGCACGGCCCAAAAGCTGGCCTTCGTGTATCGCCCCAGCGTGGTGCGCAACCCTACGTTCTCGGTGCTGCTGGAATGCCCCGGCCAAGCCACAACCTGTGACGCCTACGAAGCCTGGGCCTCGGGCCGCTTCCCCTACGCCATGGAGGCCGATGTGACCTTAAACGGCAACACCAGCCGCGTGGCCTTTGTGCTTATCCACGGCAAGGCCAACACTGCCCCGCTGCTGGAGTCGTACGACCGCCGCAAGAAGGGCGCTGAACTGCTCAAGGCCAAGCTGGACGCCGACTACGGCAACAAGAACGTCATCATCCTGGGCGACTTCAACGACGACCTCGACCAGACCATCACGGCCGGCATTGCTTCCCGCGAATCGACCTACAAAAACTTCGTGGATGATGCCGCTAACTACCGCGCCCTCACGCTGCCCCTAAGCCAGTCGGGCCAGCGCTCCACGGCTAGCTTCGGCGACATGATTGACCATGTAGTAGTGTCCAACGAGCTGGCGCCGAGCTACATTCCGAACTCGGCCGAGGTGCTAACGGCCGTAGCCGCTACCGTGGCCGACTACGCCAACACGACCTCCGACCACTACCCGATTCAGACCCGCTTCACTCCCGGCACCGTAACCGGCACCAGCAAGGCCGGGCGCCTCGCCCAGCGCCTCGTAGTGCAGCCCAACCCCGTGCACGGCGCCCTACGCCTGGAGCTGCCCACCCAGGCCGGCGAGCTGACCCTGCACGTCACGGCCACCGACGGCCGCGTGGTATTCGTGGGCCAGGGCCGCGCCGAGCAAGTCAACCAGCAGCTCAACCAACGGCTGGGTTCCTTCGGGGCGGGCCTGTACCTGGTGCGCGCCACCAGCGCCACCAGCACCTACACGGGTCGCTTCGTGAAAGACTAA
- a CDS encoding ferredoxin--NADP reductase, whose protein sequence is MSSPYLTLTVVELTQETPDAVTIHFERHDRQAVSCLPGQFLTLILPCGPGGKKERRAYSLSSTPSEAPRLAVTVKRVAGGLMSNYLLDTVQVGQQLEVMAPIGNFTLTPQPGAARSVVLVGAGSGITPLMSMLKAVLREEPQSQVLLVYGNRNEESVIFAEQLRRLEQQYAGRLQVEHVYSQPKGPVTAHQHTGRLNRTMLLRILEQRHSFPPAQAEYYLCGPEGMMLEAQAALELLGVPASRIRRESFVAAAEATETAAAQPHGHGDVSAATTDEGASLTRTVTIHYEGAEYQFAVEPNQTILEAALDQDIDLPYSCQAGLCTACRGKCLSGKVHLDEREGLSDAEMNQGYVLTCVGHPLTSDVVIEIG, encoded by the coding sequence ATGAGCAGCCCCTACCTCACGCTTACCGTTGTTGAGCTTACCCAGGAAACCCCCGACGCCGTTACCATTCATTTCGAGCGACACGACCGCCAGGCGGTTAGCTGCCTGCCAGGGCAGTTCCTGACCTTGATTTTGCCCTGCGGCCCCGGCGGCAAGAAAGAGCGGCGGGCCTACTCCCTGAGCAGCACGCCCAGCGAAGCCCCGCGCCTGGCCGTCACGGTGAAGCGCGTGGCCGGCGGCCTGATGAGCAACTACCTGCTCGATACCGTGCAAGTAGGGCAGCAGCTGGAGGTGATGGCGCCCATCGGCAACTTCACGCTCACGCCCCAGCCCGGCGCGGCCCGCTCGGTGGTGCTGGTGGGGGCCGGCTCGGGCATCACCCCGCTGATGAGCATGCTCAAGGCCGTGCTGCGCGAAGAGCCCCAGAGCCAGGTGCTGCTCGTGTACGGCAACCGCAACGAGGAGTCGGTCATCTTTGCTGAGCAGCTGCGCCGGCTGGAGCAGCAGTACGCCGGCCGCCTGCAAGTAGAGCACGTGTACAGCCAGCCCAAAGGCCCCGTAACCGCCCACCAGCACACCGGCCGCCTCAACCGCACCATGCTGCTGCGCATTCTGGAGCAGCGCCACTCGTTTCCGCCGGCCCAGGCCGAGTACTACCTGTGCGGGCCCGAGGGCATGATGCTGGAAGCCCAGGCTGCCCTGGAACTGCTGGGCGTGCCGGCCAGCCGCATCCGCCGCGAAAGTTTTGTGGCCGCTGCCGAGGCCACCGAAACGGCCGCCGCCCAGCCCCACGGCCACGGCGACGTGTCGGCCGCCACCACCGACGAGGGCGCCAGCCTCACCCGCACCGTTACCATCCACTACGAGGGCGCCGAGTACCAGTTTGCCGTCGAGCCCAACCAGACCATTCTGGAAGCCGCCCTCGACCAGGACATCGACCTGCCGTACTCCTGCCAGGCCGGCCTGTGCACCGCCTGCCGCGGCAAGTGCCTCTCGGGCAAGGTGCACCTGGATGAGCGCGAAGGGCTGTCGGATGCCGAAATGAACCAGGGCTACGTGCTGACCTGCGTGGGCCACCCGCTCACTAGCGACGTGGTAATTGAAATTGGCTAA
- a CDS encoding ABC transporter permease gives MNVSRYISNKIDGADSGSFTSSVTKIAIISIAMGLAVMVVSFAILEGFRNEIQNKIFSFGAHLQISKYDTNNSLEAAPIAGPRLVQELRQNPQVHTIQPFARKTAIIKTKEEVLGVVLKGITEEAGRSPMRQNLVAGQFLTFTDSAASNDVLLSRKVADKLRLRPGDKALFYFIQNPPRVRQFTVRGIYQTGLDEFDEAYVIGDLRQVRELNAWPDSLVGGMEVTVRDFNRLDPVADNLYESLRYDLKLDKITDQYAQLFDWLQLLNRNVIIFLILIIFVATFNMVATIFIMILERTNMIGVLKAVGATDNQIRSMFFFRGLSLTVRGMLYGNLIGLGFCAVQYFFHPIPLDPENYYMDRVPIYWDPFIIVVLNAATFLTSLLAVLIPTYLIARIKPVVAIKFD, from the coding sequence GTGAACGTCTCGCGCTACATATCCAATAAGATTGACGGGGCCGACTCAGGTTCGTTTACCTCGTCGGTGACAAAGATAGCCATCATCAGCATTGCCATGGGGCTGGCGGTGATGGTCGTGTCGTTTGCCATTCTGGAAGGATTTCGCAACGAGATTCAGAACAAGATTTTCTCGTTCGGCGCCCACCTGCAAATCAGCAAGTACGACACCAACAACTCCCTGGAAGCGGCCCCCATTGCCGGGCCGCGCCTGGTGCAGGAACTGCGCCAGAACCCCCAAGTGCACACCATTCAGCCGTTTGCCCGCAAAACGGCCATCATCAAAACCAAGGAGGAAGTGCTGGGCGTGGTGCTCAAGGGCATCACCGAAGAAGCCGGCCGCTCGCCCATGCGCCAGAACCTGGTGGCCGGGCAGTTTCTGACCTTTACCGACTCGGCGGCCAGCAACGACGTGCTGCTCTCGCGCAAGGTGGCCGACAAGCTCCGCCTCCGGCCCGGCGACAAGGCCCTGTTTTATTTCATTCAGAACCCGCCGCGAGTGCGCCAGTTCACGGTGCGCGGCATCTACCAAACCGGCCTCGACGAGTTCGACGAGGCCTACGTCATCGGCGACCTGCGCCAGGTGCGGGAGCTGAACGCCTGGCCCGACTCCCTGGTGGGCGGCATGGAAGTAACCGTGCGCGACTTCAACCGCCTCGACCCCGTAGCCGACAACCTCTACGAAAGCCTGCGCTACGACCTCAAGCTAGACAAGATTACCGACCAGTACGCCCAGCTGTTCGACTGGCTGCAGCTGCTGAACCGCAACGTCATTATCTTTCTCATCCTCATCATCTTCGTGGCCACGTTCAACATGGTGGCCACCATTTTTATCATGATTCTGGAGCGCACCAACATGATTGGGGTGCTCAAGGCCGTGGGGGCCACGGATAACCAGATTCGGAGCATGTTCTTTTTCCGGGGCCTGAGCCTGACGGTGCGGGGCATGCTGTACGGCAACCTTATTGGGCTGGGCTTCTGCGCGGTGCAGTACTTCTTTCACCCCATTCCGCTGGACCCGGAAAACTACTACATGGACCGCGTGCCGATTTACTGGGACCCGTTCATTATCGTGGTGCTGAACGCGGCCACCTTTCTGACCTCCCTGCTGGCCGTGCTGATTCCGACCTACCTGATTGCCCGCATCAAGCCGGTGGTAGCCATCAAGTTCGACTAA
- the paaD gene encoding 1,2-phenylacetyl-CoA epoxidase subunit PaaD, with protein MTTEADILTWLEAVTDPEIPTVSLVDLGVIREVRVQADGSVHVRLTPTFAGCPAMDYMRRDVETTLRAHGVPHVTTEISLQEPWTSDMVTERGLEGLRRHGLATPPKLDGALLDLDILEYAECPRCHQHNTELRTPFGATLCRAVHYCHNCRQLFEQFKPV; from the coding sequence ATGACAACGGAAGCCGACATCCTGACCTGGCTGGAAGCCGTAACGGACCCCGAAATTCCGACCGTTTCGCTTGTGGACTTGGGCGTGATTCGGGAGGTGCGGGTGCAGGCGGACGGCAGCGTGCACGTGCGGCTGACGCCCACCTTTGCCGGCTGCCCGGCCATGGACTACATGCGCCGCGACGTGGAAACCACTTTGCGCGCCCACGGCGTGCCTCACGTCACCACCGAAATCAGCTTGCAGGAGCCCTGGACTTCGGACATGGTGACGGAGCGGGGGCTGGAAGGCCTGCGCCGGCACGGCCTGGCCACGCCGCCCAAGCTCGACGGCGCCCTGCTCGACCTCGACATTCTGGAGTACGCCGAGTGCCCGCGCTGCCACCAGCACAACACCGAGCTACGCACACCCTTCGGCGCCACGCTGTGCCGCGCCGTGCACTACTGCCACAACTGCCGCCAGCTGTTCGAGCAATTTAAGCCGGTGTAG